Proteins from a single region of Kluyveromyces lactis strain NRRL Y-1140 chromosome A complete sequence:
- the RRI2 gene encoding Rri2p (weakly similar to uniprot|Q12348 Saccharomyces cerevisiae YOL117W RRI2 subunit of COP9 Signalosome (CSN) like protein complex that cleaves the ubiquitin-like protein Rub1 from Cdc53 COP9 signalosome (CSN) subunit), translating to MSDEEDYAEYMMSEEDMSSFEMDVDSDVEPDDAGLEQDQQVTGDDYDGSAGNSGDSMAAVEKQCESWYDTGKAFKNDDQFEEARKWFMKCHASPIWWFKSLKQIIKSDLSQGLRVNERLREMFELVSTKKEMIGEESYIYGSVKRLINRIVPDLNSHLLFTERLRQSSIDVSTLMERQRYLDILEKSVADMDQELRDLVTIRKIVYCVWIHVLRWEQIPKETLEDLHENVNLETYFILLQLHVRTFVDEDIVHLIELVKVVDEMGRFMTNSLSVSQIPTVTSVYHFARFLTLWKSTDHYNQSQMLSKCEGELTSCFQDLEAIGGTERDGLMLTRFSLMGIVFCHLLLNDKTKLVPFELEQIKVLEADELVVLLQELYQCWLDMDIYALEQCLLQLEDFYSPWYNVMIEKIIALCQSNKLWKRIAPTYSCIALQDLMAKLETGNTITMNRDQLLTLLMKSIAKDTADVYYKLDLVEDYVYFGEEYFVPLRSEELNIVNPLSQQMGSEIIGKDEWLCNVSNWHKPKVPKKLSAIEFMDYMKAARVTISQTNLAHHEPTVTSFLLKLSTITHAQLTQNSSSLASTN from the coding sequence ATGTCTGACGAAGAGGATTATGCGGAATATATGATGTCCGAAGAGGACATGAGCAGTTTTGAGATGGATGTTGATTCAGATGTTGAGCCAGATGACGCAGGGCTGGAACAGGATCAGCAAGTAACTGGTGATGATTATGATGGTAGTGCTGGAAATTCCGGTGACTCCATGGCTGCTGTTGAAAAACAGTGTGAGAGCTGGTACGATACAGGGAAGGCCTTTAAAAACgatgatcaatttgaaGAGGCAAGGAAATGGTTTATGAAATGCCATGCAAGCCCCATATGGTGGtttaaatctttgaaacaaatcatcaaaagtGATTTGAGTCAGGGTCTACGAGTGAATGAACGATTACGGGAGATGTTTGAACTTGTTAGCACTAAGAAAGAGATGATTGGGGAAGAGTCGTATATTTATGGTTCAGTGAAGAGATTAATAAATAGAATAGTTCCTGATCTCAATTCACATTTGTTATTTACGGAAAGACTACGTCAGTCCTCGATCGATGTATCTACTTTGATGGAGAGGCAACGGTATCTGGATATCTTGGAAAAAAGTGTCGCTGATATGGATCAAGAATTAAGGGATCTCGTTACTATTAGGAAAATCGTTTATTGTGTATGGATCCATGTCTTGAGATGGGAACAAATACCTAAAGAGACGTTAGAAGACTTACATGAGAATGTAAACCTTGAAACCTATTtcatccttcttcaattgcatGTAAGGACGTTCGTGGATGAAGATATCGTGCATCTGATCGAATTAGTTAAAGTTGTGGATGAGATGGGCAGATTTATGACCAATTCACTCTCTGTGTCTCAGATCCCTACTGTAACTAGCGTTTACCATTTCGCCAGATTCTTGACGCTTTGGAAAAGTACTGACCATTACAACCAATCGCAGATGCTGAGTAAATGCGAGGGCGAGTTGACATCGTGTTTCCAAGATCTCGAAGCTATCGGAGGCACCGAAAGAGATGGGTTAATGCTTACGCGGTTTTCCTTGATGGGGATCGTTTTCTGTCATTTGTTACTCAACGACAAAACAAAATTGGTTCCCTTTGAACTTGAGCAAATCAAAGTCTTGGAGGCCGACGAATTAGTGGTTTTATTACAAGAACTATACCAATGTTGGCTCGATATGGATATCTACGCTTTAGAACAGTGTCTATTACAGCTAGAGGATTTCTATTCTCCCTGGTACAACGTCATGATAGAAAAAATCATCGCATTATGCCAATCGAATAAACTATGGAAGCGGATAGCCCCCACTTACTCATGCATTGCACTTCAAGATCTAATGGCTAAATTAGAAACGGGCAACACGATAACAATGAATAGGGACCAACTACTAACGCTATTGATGAAAAGTATAGCAAAGGACACGGCTGACGTGTATTACAAACTAGATTTAGTGGAAGACTACGTTTATTTCGGTGAAGAGTACTTCGTTCCTCTGAGATCCGAAGAACTCAACATCGTGAACCCATTGTCTCAACAAATGGGCTCAGAAATCATTGGGAAAGACGAATGGTTGTGCAATGTTTCCAATTGGCATAAACCAAAAGTACCGAAGAAATTGAGCGCTATAGAATTCATGGACTACATGAAAGCAGCCAGAGTGACCATCTCTCAAACGAATCTAGCCCATCACGAACCCACAgtaacttcttttcttttgaaactttctACAATCACTCATGCACAATTGACTCAGAACTCATCGTCCCTTGCATCCACAAATTAA
- a CDS encoding peroxiredoxin family protein (highly similar to uniprot|Q75AS4 Ashbya gossypii ADL154C ADL154Cp and some similarities with uniprot|P38013 Saccharomyces cerevisiae YLR109w AHP1 Alkyl hydroperoxide reductase) — MLSTKLFKPSLTRGFKTFTPTLFKAGDSIPTGLKGLHESSPGNSVDLGKEVAHGKYIIVGLPAAFSPACSASHVPGYIAHLKELKEKGVKQVFVTAVNDSFVTQAWAEDLGVPSDIRIIADTLGEFAKAGDHLFDSKQIFGNDRSIRYAVIVQDGKVVKEFAEPDKIGVDVSSAENVLKEL; from the coding sequence ATGCTATCTACTAAATTGTTCAAGCCATCTTTAACCAGAGGTTTCAAGACTTTTACCCCAACCCTTTTCAAAGCTGGTGACTCCATTCCAACCGGTTTGAAAGGTTTACACGAGTCTAGTCCTGGAAATTCCGTCGATTTGGGTAAAGAAGTCGCCCACGGTAAGTACATCATCGTTGGTCTGCCAGCAGCATTCTCTCCAGCATGTTCTGCCTCTCATGTGCCAGGTTACATTGCTcatttgaaggaattgaaggaaaaggGTGTCAAGCAAGTTTTCGTCACTGCTGTCAACGATTCCTTCGTTACTCAAGCATGGGCCGAAGATCTAGGTGTCCCAAGCGATATCAGAATCATTGCTGATACTCTTGGTGAGTTTGCTAAGGCCGGTGACCATTTATTCGACTCCAAGCAAATTTTCGGTAATGACAGATCTATCAGATACGCTGTCATTGTTCAAGACGGTAAAGTCGTCAAGGAATTCGCTGAGCCAGACAAGATCGGTGTTGACGTATCCTCTGCCGAAAACGTCTTGAAGGAATTATAA
- a CDS encoding 60S ribosomal protein eL18 (highly similar to uniprot|P07279 Saccharomyces cerevisiae YOL120C RPL18A Protein component of the large (60S) ribosomal subunit, identical to Rpl18Bp and has similarity to rat L18 ribosomal protein; intron of RPL18A pre-mRNA forms stem-loop structures that are a target for Rnt1p cleavage leading to degradation) translates to MGIDHTSKQHKRSSHRTAPKSDNVYLKLLVKLYAFLARRTDAPFNKVILKSLFLSKINRPPVSVSRISRALKQEGAAQKTIVVVGTVTDDNRIFEFPKTTVAALRFTAGAKAKILKAGGEAITLDQLAVRAPKGQNTLIVRGPRASREAARHFGFGPHKGKAPRIQSTGRKFERARGRRRSRAFKV, encoded by the exons ATGGGTATTGATCACACTTCCAAGCAACACAAGAGATCCAGTCACAGAACTGCTCCAAAGTCCGACAACGTCTACTTGAAGTTGTTGGTCAAGCTATACGCTTTCTTGGCTC GTCGTACTGATGCTCCATTCAACAAGGTTATCTTGAAGTCTTTGTTCTTGTCCAAGATCAACAGACCACCAGTTTCTGTTTCCAGAATCTCTAGAGCCTTGAAGCAAGAAGGTGCTGCTCAAAAGACCATTGTCGTTGTTGGTACTGTTACCGATGACAAcagaatctttgaattccCAAAGACCACCGTTGCTGCTTTGAGATTCACTGCTGGTGCCAAGGCTAAGATCTTGAAGGCTGGTGGTGAAGCCATCACTTTGGATCAATTGGCTGTTAGAGCTCCAAAGGGTCAAAACACCTTGATCGTCAGAGGTCCAAGAGCTTCCAGAGAAGCTGCTAGACACTTCGGTTTCGGTCCTCACAAGGGTAAGGCTCCAAGAATCCAATCTACCGGTAGAAAGTTCGAAAGAGCTAGAGGTAGACGTAGATCTAGAGCCTTCAAGGTGTAA
- the MCH4 gene encoding Mch4p (similar to uniprot|Q08268 Saccharomyces cerevisiae YOL119C MCH4 Protein with similarity to mammalian monocarboxylate permeases which are involved in transport of monocarboxylic acids across the plasma membrane mutant is not deficient in monocarboxylate transport) — MNIGNVFNFHLLKPQKLFHKKSSDEISVIKDNGSEFEMQVQGSSAYPGDSRTATGYAANIENTTSGDKQVTGPHESTREFAEAEGDPLLLDDHSKFPDGGLKAWLVVFGSFIGLIPVFGLVNSIGAIESYISINQLAGVSSPVISWIFSLYLCTTFTSCILAGGYFDRNGSRDPMIFGMIMFTGGLIATANCTTVWQFILAFSVVVGFASGILMIPLVSVVATFFIKKRAIATSIATTGGSIGGIVFPILLRKLYTKVGFQWALRILALICAVCLIFATVMVKEREKPETEPFKNKKEMIKWYYDSSLNWRYFLEPKYLFATLGASLAESSLTASSTFIASYALVQGNTQTVSYTLITTTNAVGVLGRYIPGYIADRYLGRFNVMIITVFMAAVFNFTMWLPFGSSTPVLWAYSMLYGFSTGSILSLTPVCIGQISKTTDFGKRYSTAYFQQALITLPVMPICGALIGDRSIEGFNHFIIFVSVLMLCGSICYVISRYLSVGAKFVKF; from the coding sequence ATGAACATCGGAAATGTATTCAATTTCCATTTGCTGAAACCACAGAAATTATTCCATAAGAAATCTTCAGATGAGATAAGTGTCATAAAGGATAATGGGTCCGAGTTTGAAATGCAGGTACAGGGTTCCTCTGCCTATCCGGGGGACAGTAGAACTGCGACCGGGTATGCTGCAAACATCGAAAATACGACTTCTGGTGATAAGCAGGTAACCGGACCACATGAGTCAACTAGAGAGTTTGCAGAAGCCGAAGGAGATCCGTTGTTACTTGATGATCATAGCAAGTTCCCTGATGGCGGATTAAAAGCATGGTTGGTGGTATTTGGGTCCTTCATTGGTTTAATTCCTGTGTTTGGGTTGGTCAATTCTATTGGTGCTATCGAATCTTATATTTCCATTAACCAATTGGCCGGGGTATCATCACCGGTcatttcttggatcttTTCTCTCTATCTCTGTACCACTTTCACAAGCTGTATCCTTGCTGGTGGGTACTTTGATAGAAACGGAAGTAGGGACCCTATGATTTTTGGTATGATCATGTTCACTGGTGGATTGATTGCTACTGCTAATTGTACTACCGTTTGGCAATTCATCCTTGCCTTTTCTGTTGTCGTAGGGTTTGCTAGTGGGATCTTGATGATTCCTTTAGTCAGTGTTGTTGCcacatttttcatcaagaagAGAGCCATTGCTACTAGTATTGCTACTACTGGTGGATCTATCGGAGGTATTGTGTTCCCGATTCTTTTGAGGAAATTGTATACAAAAGTTGGGTTCCAATGGGCTTTACGAATCTTGGCATTGATATGTGCTGTGTGCCTTATTTTTGCCACGGTGATGGTTAAAGAAAGGGAAAAGCCTGAAACTGAACCTTTCAAGAATAAGAAGGAGATGATAAAATGGTACTATGATTCATCTTTAAATTGGAGATACTTCTTGGAACCAAAATATTTGTTTGCAACGCTAGGTGCCTCATTGGCCGAGAGTTCGTTAACAGCAAGTTCTACATTCATTGCATCCTATGCTCTGGTACAGGGTAATACTCAAACCGTTTCCTACACATTGATCACCACTACAAATGCTGTCGGGGTGCTCGGAAGATATATACCTGGATACATTGCTGATAGATATTTGGGTAGATTTAACGTCATGATTATCACCGTCTTCATGGCTGCAGTATTCAACTTCACCATGTGGTTACCGTTCGGAAGCTCCACACCTGTGCTATGGGCGTATTCAATGCTATATGGTTTCTCCACAGGATCGATTCTATCGTTAACTCCTGTGTGTATTGGTCAGATCTCAAAGACAACCGATTTCGGTAAAAGATACAGTACTGCATATTTCCAGCAAGCACTCATAACTCTTCCTGTTATGCCAATCTGCGGTGCTCTTATCGGCGATAGATCAATAGAAGGGTTCAaccatttcatcatttttgtttctgtatTGATGTTGTGCGGAAGTATATGTTATGTGATTTCCAGGTACCTCTCTGTAGGAGCCAAGTTTGTAAAATTTTAG
- a CDS encoding 40S ribosomal protein eS19 (highly similar to uniprot|P07280 Saccharomyces cerevisiae YOL121C RPS19A Protein component of the small (40S) ribosomal subunit or YNL302C uniprot|P07281 Saccharomyces cerevisiae YNL302C RPS19B Protein component of the small (40S) ribosomal subunit): MPGVSVRDVPAQDFINNYASFLQRQGKLEVPGYVDIVKTSAGNELPPQDSEGWFYKRAASVARHIYLRKQVGVGKLNKLYGGAKNRGVRPHKHVDASGSINRKVLQSLEKLGVVEISPKGGRRISDNGLRDLDRIAAATLEDEE; the protein is encoded by the exons atgCCAGGTGTTTCCGTTAG AGACGTTCCAGCtcaagatttcatcaacaactACGCTTCTTTCTTGCAAAGACAAGGTAAGTTGGAAGTTCCAGGTTACGTTGACATCGTCAAGACTTCCGCTGGTAATGAATTGCCACCACAAGACTCCGAAGGTTGGTTCTACAAGAGAGCTGCCTCTGTCGCCAGACACATCTACTTGAGAAAGCAAGTCGGTGTCGGTAAGTTGAACAAGTTGTACGGTGGTGCCAAGAACAGAGGTGTCAGACCACACAAGCACGTCGACGCTTCCGGTTCCATCAACAGAAAGGTTTTGCAATCCTTGGAAAAGTTGGGTGTCGTCGAAATCTCTCCAAAGGGTGGTAGAAGAATCTCTGACAACGGTTTGAGAGATTTGGACCGTATCGCCGCTGCCACTTTGGAAGACGAAGAATAA
- the MSN1 gene encoding Msn1p (similar to uniprot|P22148 Saccharomyces cerevisiae YOL116W MSN1 Transcriptional activator involved in regulation of invertase and glucoamylase expression invasive growth and pseudohyphal differentiation iron uptake chromium accumulation and response to osmotic stress localizes to the nucleus), with protein sequence MDDSMLQKRVEGLERQISMYERLFQSFSSKLDHHFKKYDVLVSSQQQQINILTEALSTMLNDQYRYSEILRDKLGTALSSVSATHVNIAGLSNQRMQDNQKQQQQQQQQQQQQQQQQQQQQQQQQQQQQQQQQQQQQQTQPLSNVTAFLEDFIAPDVPLSNAVPRRAKLGSFQTKQTTALNPTPDQDTGFRPLEVDVPVPSGVAVEDSQQQVQQQQIQNNSGSGKRKHRTTNGDGSSSKKINRSLPMPDSTSADGHRQSQEPQASHIADEKYYTSRGQSKKRKVYTGNFKFFNSPQSIMDIWKEYTEGFEGQPSIKEMEQMYHVSWRREPAMNKRYHRRRVLCKAIERGLEKGFHLDDVLRMLEDARVIDAERGTKHSISWICQFSHIPEILR encoded by the coding sequence ATGGATGATTCTATGCTTCAGAAACGCGTGGAAGGTCTGGAGAGACAGATCTCGATGTATGAACGGTTATTCCAATCGTTTAGTTCGAAGTTAGATCAtcatttcaagaaatacGATGTATTGGTATCGTcacagcagcagcagatAAACATCCTTACAGAGGCGCTTTCGACAATGCTGAATGATCAGTATCGATATAGTGAGATTCTGAGGGACAAGTTGGGGACGGCGTTGAGTTCCGTCAGTGCGACTCATGTTAATATAGCGGGGCTCAGTAACCAGAGAATGCAAGATAACcagaagcagcagcagcagcagcagcagcagcagcaacaacaacaacaacaacaacaacaacaacaacaacaacaacaacaacaacagcagcagcagcagcagcagcagcagcagcagacCCAACCGTTGTCGAACGTTACAGCGTTTTTGGAAGATTTTATAGCACCGGATGTTCCGTTGTCTAATGCGGTACCTAGACGTGCAAAGCTGGGGTCTTTCCAAACAAAACAAACTACAGCGCTTAACCCTACACCAGATCAAGATACAGGGTTCCGGCCTTTGGAGGTGGACGTTCCTGTACCATCTGGCGTGGCCGTAGAAGATTCTCAGCAACAAGTACAGCAGCAACAGATACAAAATAATTCTGGATCTGGAAAGAGGAAACATAGGACTACGAACGGAGACGGTTCTTCCTCTAAGAAAATCAATCGATCCTTGCCGATGCCGGATTCCACTTCCGCGGATGGACACAGACAATCCCAAGAACCTCAAGCCTCTCATATCGCGGATGAAAAATACTACACTAGTAGAGGACAATCAAAGAAACGTAAAGTTTACACAGGTAACtttaaattcttcaacagtCCACAATCAATCATGGacatttggaaagaatataCTGAGGGATTCGAGGGACAACCATCcatcaaagaaatggaacaaatgTATCATGTCAGCTGGAGAAGAGAGCCAGCCATGAACAAGAGGTATCACAGAAGAAGAGTCTTGTGCAaagcaattgaaagaggatTGGAAAAAGGTTTCCACTTGGATGATGTCTTAAGAATGCTTGAAGACGCAAGGGTAATCGACGCAGAACGTGGTACGAAACATTCTATCAGTTGGATTTGCCAATTCAGTCATATTCCAGAAATATTGCGTTAA
- the TOS6 gene encoding Tos6p (similar to uniprot|P48560 Saccharomyces cerevisiae YNL300W) gives MQFSTVISALTLSAVAVFAQETVVSDGVTYVDVTETPEVTVSAVSTELSTSTPYSTTTLAVATLETYAGDNSTSTEHTVEPYSGAALKQEVLGSSLVGVVALVAALL, from the coding sequence ATGCAATTCTCTACCGTTATCTCTGCTTTGACTCTATCTGCTGTCGCTGTATTTGCTCAAGAAACCGTTGTCTCTGATGGTGTCACCTATGTCGATGTCACTGAAACCCCAGAAGTCACCGTTTCTGCCGTTTCCACCGAACTTTCCACTTCTACTCCATACTCTACCACTACTCTAGCAGTTGCTACTCTAGAAACATACGCAGGTGATAACTCTACCTCTACTGAACACACCGTCGAACCATACTCTGGTGCTgctttgaaacaagaagTACTAGGCTCTTCCCTAGTCGGTGTCGTTGCCCTGGTGGCAGCTTTGTTGTAA
- the HST3 gene encoding NAD-dependent histone deacetylase HST3 (similar to uniprot|P53687 Saccharomyces cerevisiae YOR025W HST3 Member of the Sir2 family of NAD()-dependent protein deacetylases involved along with Hst4p in telomeric silencing cell cycle progression radiation resistance genomic stability and short-chain fatty acid metabolism) codes for MSAIVLSPSKNLKMEENDAGVSSSQESEGCCSQSSRKVTLGSMIQTERVKHLSLSEYRETNENSELISQINRVIHRSRKCAVLTGAGISCNAGIPDFRSFEGLYRMVKEQYPDVNIRSGQDMFDISLFREEEKISVFASFMENLYSHTIQAKPTKTHEFIAHLKNRGKLLRCYTQNIDGLEEMLGLQMSKSRDADQSFSIQWKNLDVVQLHGDLTTLSCTQCFKVFSWSRHWKRCLKNGELPVCPKCLEKNNRRSIEGKRCLGHSGMLRPNIVLYGENHPNADFITQGLNMDINRGKPDLFLIMGTSLKVDGVKRLVKTISKQVHDRGGLVILINKTSIGDCNWHGIIDYQIESDCDEWVTELKKHMSDFFLSQQQLEKVRQMKREASELRKRQREEKQLLSQSSQSPTTPPNSPKKRKTATLPNEKSIPKLKKTKSLCMLPSPEEMFSMSPRTTSSVS; via the coding sequence ATGTCTGCTATAGTGCTCAGTCCGAGCAAGAATCTGAAAATGGAAGAGAATGATGCTGGAGTTTCATCTTCTCAGGAATCTGAAGGATGTTGTAGTCAAAGTTCAAGGAAAGTCACACTGGGGTCCATGATCCAAACGGAAAGAGTAAAGCATTTGTCTTTATCAGAGTATCGAGAGACCAATGAAAATAGCGAGTTGATTTCACAAATTAACCGTGTGATACATAGATCTAGGAAATGTGCTGTACTTACAGGAGCTGGAATATCCTGTAATGCGGGAATACCAGATTTTAGGTCATTTGAAGGTCTTTATAGGATGGTTAAAGAACAATACCCTGATGTGAATATCAGGTCAGGACAGGATATGTTTGATATATCGCTATTTcgagaagaagagaaaatcAGTGTTTTTGCTTCATTCATGGAGAATCTATATTCACACACAATTCAAGCCAAACCAACAAAGACGCACGAATTTATAGCACATTTAAAGAACAGGGGCAAACTTTTACGTTGTTACACACAAAATATTGATGGGTTAGAAGAAATGTTAGGATTACAGATGTCAAAATCTAGGGATGCAGATCAATCATTCTCCATCCAATGGAAAAATTTGGATGTTGTACAATTACATGGAGATTTGACAACACTCTCATGCACACAGTGTTTCAAAGTCTTCTCATGGTCAAGGCATTGGAAACGTTGTTTGAAGAACGGAGAACTTCCAGTGTGTCCAAAGTGTCTCGAAAAGAATAACAGAAGATCTATCGAGGGTAAAAGATGTTTGGGTCATTCGGGTATGCTACGTCCTAACATAGTTCTTTACGGCGAGAACCACCCAAACGCAGATTTTATTACACAGGGATTGAACATGGATATCAACAGAGGGAAACCtgatttgtttttgatcatGGGAACAAGTTTAAAAGTTGATGGTGTCAAAAGATTGGTGAAAACAATTAGCAAACAAGTTCATGATCGTGGTGGTTTAGTAATACTAATTAATAAGACAAGCATAGGTGATTGTAACTGGCATGGGATTATAGACTACCAAATAGAATCTGATTGCGACGAATGGGTCACGGAATTAAAGAAACATATGAGCGACTTTTTCCTATCGCAGCAACAACTAGAAAAGGTTAGACAAATGAAAAGAGAGGCTAGTGAGTTAAGGAAAAGGCAAAGGGAAGAAAAACAACTGCTTTCACAGTCTTCTCAATCACCAACTACTCCTCCGAATAGTccgaagaaaagaaagacgGCAACTTTACCCAACGAAAAATCGATACCCAAACTCAAGAAGACAAAATCGCTATGTATGCTACCTTCTCCAGAAGAAATGTTTAGCATGTCACCAAGAACTACAAGCTCTGTATCCTAA
- the SNM1 gene encoding Snm1p (weakly similar to uniprot|P40993 Saccharomyces cerevisiae YDR478W SNM1 Subunit of RNase MRP which cleaves pre-rRNA not shared between Rnase MRP and nuclear Rnase P in contrast to all other Rnase MRP protein subunits binds to the NME1 RNA subunit of Rnase MRP), with product MSGRRDREKFMDRTMAHKYNMIHHVQRLGEPQLSGLYLKNFYNTAKRYRLPLPESIRADNVKFCGNCGCVRIAGYNLTMKLLRETDENGVVTRNLRYQCGHCQSEYNIEVDKTEPKKDASSKEPSPKVDIQWPRQSSPEVNDDKIKKNTTAKERAKKRKQSTLSNLLASKKEKEESKKKNVSLSLMDFMK from the coding sequence ATGAGTGGCAGAAGGGATAGGGAAAAATTCATGGATCGGACCATGGCCCATAAATACAATATGATACATCATGTGCAGCGATTGGGAGAACCACAATTGTCCGGATTATacttgaagaatttctaCAATACAGCAAAGAGATATAGACTGCCGTTACCCGAGAGCATCCGTGCTGATAATGTCAAGTTCTGTGGGAACTGTGGGTGTGTAAGGATAGCCGGATATAACCTTACAATGAAATTGCTGAGAGAAACTGACGAGAACGGGGTAGTAACTCGGAATTTGAGATATCAATGTGGCCATTGCCAGAGCGAATATAACATCGAGGTAGATAAAACGGAGCCCAAAAAAGATGCTTCCAGTAAGGAGCCATCTCCCAAAGTCGATATCCAATGGCCGAGACAATCGTCTCCCGAAGTCAATGATGAtaagatcaagaaaaatacCACTGCGAAGGAGAGAGCtaagaaaaggaaacagtCAACGTTATCCAACTTATTGGCAAGTAAGAAGGAGAAAGAggaatcaaagaagaaaaatgtATCATTAAGTCTTATGGATTTCATGAAATAA